One Streptomyces mobaraensis NBRC 13819 = DSM 40847 DNA segment encodes these proteins:
- a CDS encoding ABC transporter permease subunit, with protein sequence MAVTAQVLRSEWTKIKSVRSTVWTLGTGVVVTVALGALISALAKNDYENLSPRDRFTFDPTFISFAGMGLGQLALIVFGVLVVANEYSTGMIRTSLAAVPQRGVFLFGKIAIATALALVVGMITSFLTFFVGQAMLGDRGAHLGDPGVLRAVVGGGLYMTLITMFSMGVAAMLRSPMLSLGVLMPFFFLISSILANVSATKKVGEYLPDKAGQKVMQVVLVDDDAPYGPWGGFAIMVLWVVAALVGGYAVLKKRDA encoded by the coding sequence ATGGCGGTGACGGCACAGGTCCTGCGATCGGAATGGACGAAGATCAAATCCGTGCGCTCCACGGTGTGGACGCTGGGCACCGGCGTGGTGGTCACCGTCGCGCTCGGCGCGCTGATCAGCGCACTCGCGAAAAACGACTACGAAAACCTCTCCCCGAGGGACCGGTTCACCTTCGACCCGACATTCATCAGTTTCGCGGGGATGGGACTCGGCCAGCTCGCATTGATCGTTTTCGGGGTATTGGTGGTCGCCAATGAATACAGCACCGGAATGATCCGCACATCGCTGGCGGCGGTTCCGCAACGCGGCGTCTTCCTGTTCGGCAAGATCGCAATTGCGACGGCGCTCGCGCTGGTCGTGGGCATGATCACCAGCTTTCTCACCTTTTTCGTCGGACAGGCGATGCTGGGCGACCGCGGCGCGCACCTGGGCGACCCGGGCGTCCTCCGCGCGGTCGTCGGCGGCGGGCTCTACATGACGCTGATCACGATGTTCTCGATGGGGGTGGCGGCGATGCTGCGCAGCCCCATGCTCTCGCTCGGCGTCCTGATGCCGTTCTTCTTCCTGATCTCCAGCATCCTGGCGAACGTCTCGGCCACGAAGAAGGTCGGCGAGTACCTGCCCGACAAGGCAGGGCAGAAGGTGATGCAGGTCGTGCTGGTGGACGACGACGCGCCGTACGGGCCCTGGGGAGGCTTCGCGATCATGGTGCTGTGGGTGGTCGCGGCTCTGGTGGGCGGGTACGCCGTGCTGAAGAAGCGCGACGCGTAG
- a CDS encoding cellulose-binding protein — protein MSDTSSPFGFELVRRGYDRGQVDDRITKLVADRDSALARITSLEKRIEELHLETQNAQAQINDAEPSYAGLGARVEKILRLAEEEAKDLREEARRAAEQHRELAESAAQQVRNDAEAFAADRKAKAEDEGARIVEKAKGDAATLRAEAQKDAQSKREEADALFEETRAKAAQAAADFETNLAKRREQSERDLASRQAKAEKRLAEIEHRAEQLRLEAEKLRTDAERRARQTVETAQRQAEDIVADANAKADRIRSESERELAALTNRRDSINAQLTNVREMLATLTGAAVAAAGVPGDDEPISRGVPAQQSR, from the coding sequence ATGAGCGACACTTCCTCCCCCTTCGGCTTCGAGCTCGTGCGGCGTGGATACGACCGCGGCCAGGTGGACGACCGCATTACCAAGCTCGTCGCCGACCGTGACAGCGCACTGGCCCGGATCACCTCTCTGGAAAAGCGCATCGAGGAGCTGCACCTCGAAACGCAGAACGCTCAGGCCCAGATCAATGACGCGGAACCGTCGTACGCGGGGCTCGGGGCGCGGGTCGAGAAGATCCTCCGGCTGGCCGAGGAAGAGGCCAAGGACCTGCGCGAGGAGGCCCGCCGGGCGGCGGAGCAGCACCGGGAGCTGGCGGAGTCGGCGGCGCAGCAAGTCCGCAACGACGCCGAGGCGTTCGCCGCCGACCGGAAGGCGAAGGCGGAGGACGAGGGCGCCCGGATCGTCGAGAAGGCCAAGGGGGACGCGGCGACGCTGCGGGCCGAGGCGCAGAAGGACGCGCAGTCCAAGCGCGAGGAGGCGGACGCCCTCTTCGAGGAGACGCGTGCCAAGGCGGCCCAGGCGGCGGCCGATTTCGAGACCAACCTGGCCAAGCGCCGCGAGCAGTCCGAGCGGGACCTCGCCTCCCGGCAGGCGAAGGCGGAGAAGCGGCTCGCGGAGATCGAGCACCGCGCGGAGCAGCTGCGGCTGGAGGCCGAGAAGCTGCGGACGGACGCGGAGCGCCGGGCGCGCCAGACGGTGGAGACCGCGCAGCGCCAGGCCGAGGACATCGTGGCCGACGCCAACGCCAAGGCGGACCGCATCCGCAGCGAGTCCGAGCGCGAGCTGGCGGCGCTGACCAACCGCCGCGACAGCATCAACGCCCAGCTCACCAACGTCCGCGAGATGCTGGCCACGCTGACCGGCGCCGCGGTGGCCGCGGCCGGTGTGCCCGGTGACGACGAGCCGATCTCGCGCGGCGTCCCGGCCCAGCAGAGCCGCTGA
- a CDS encoding ABC transporter permease subunit: protein MTTPTTPQHPAPPQGAPQHAQPYWPGQAGPGGPGGYVSPVPVRAAHLGDAVVAEWTKIRSLRSTMWTLGTMLVLVVGLGLTLSLVASASDKLASGEDMLGLGAVGVLLGMIPVLTLGVLTISSEYGTGLVRTTLTACPSRSRVLTAKAIVFGSLSFVTTLIATLLVAMISAALLSDQVTEDPTAGQWFKATVGVSLYVALAGLLALAVGTLLRHSAGAITGMLGLVLLPPLLSLFLQADAVKDIGEVLAKYSIPMQLFTLYGANVDGGPSGWEPLWIMLALTAAATAGAHLVLNKRDA from the coding sequence ATGACCACCCCGACGACCCCTCAGCACCCCGCGCCCCCGCAGGGCGCGCCGCAGCACGCGCAGCCGTACTGGCCCGGTCAGGCGGGCCCCGGCGGGCCGGGCGGCTATGTCTCGCCGGTCCCGGTGCGCGCGGCGCACCTCGGGGACGCCGTCGTCGCCGAGTGGACGAAGATCCGGAGCCTGCGGTCCACGATGTGGACGCTGGGCACGATGCTGGTGCTCGTCGTCGGCCTCGGCCTGACGCTGTCGCTGGTCGCCTCCGCCTCGGACAAGCTCGCCAGCGGTGAGGACATGCTGGGCCTGGGCGCCGTCGGCGTACTGCTCGGCATGATCCCGGTGCTCACCCTGGGCGTGCTGACCATCTCCTCCGAGTACGGCACCGGGCTCGTCCGCACCACTCTCACCGCCTGCCCCAGCCGCTCCCGGGTGCTGACGGCGAAGGCGATCGTCTTCGGCTCCCTGTCCTTTGTGACGACGCTGATCGCGACGCTCCTCGTCGCCATGATCAGTGCCGCCCTGCTGAGCGACCAGGTCACCGAGGACCCGACCGCGGGCCAGTGGTTCAAGGCGACCGTCGGCGTCAGCCTCTACGTGGCGCTGGCCGGGCTGCTGGCGCTGGCCGTCGGCACCCTGCTGCGGCACTCCGCCGGGGCGATCACCGGCATGCTGGGCCTGGTGCTGCTGCCGCCGCTGCTGTCCCTGTTCCTCCAGGCCGACGCCGTCAAGGACATCGGCGAGGTGCTCGCCAAGTACTCGATCCCCATGCAGCTGTTCACCCTCTACGGGGCGAACGTGGACGGCGGCCCGTCCGGTTGGGAGCCGCTGTGGATCATGCTCGCGCTGACCGCCGCCGCCACGGCCGGCGCCCACCTGGTGCTGAACAAGCGCGACGCCTGA
- a CDS encoding ABC transporter ATP-binding protein encodes MIELEGLTKRYGDKLAVDHLTCTVRPGIVTGFLGPNGAGKSTTMRMMLDLDNPTSGTVRIDGRHYRELRDPLRTVGALLDAKAIHGGRSAYNHLLCLAQSNGIPATRVREVLDTVGLTSVARKRAKGFSLGMGQRLGIAAALLGDPRILMFDEPVNGLDPEGIHWIRTLMKGLAAQGRTVFVSSHLMSEMALTAEHLIVIGQGRLLADTSMADFIARNSKSFVRMRSPEHERLRDVLSGAGITAAPGPEGGLDVTGEDAAHLGELAARHGITLHELSPQRASLEEAFMRLTAASVEYHARAGDDAPPDAGVPGEPPEGRPGWGADWRGKES; translated from the coding sequence ATGATCGAGCTGGAGGGTCTGACCAAGCGCTACGGCGACAAGCTCGCCGTCGATCACCTCACCTGCACCGTGCGCCCCGGAATCGTCACCGGCTTCCTCGGTCCCAATGGCGCGGGCAAGTCGACGACGATGCGCATGATGCTGGACCTCGACAACCCCACCAGCGGCACGGTGCGCATCGACGGCCGGCACTACCGCGAACTGCGCGACCCCCTGCGGACGGTGGGCGCCCTGCTGGACGCCAAGGCGATCCACGGCGGTCGCAGCGCCTACAACCACCTGCTGTGCCTGGCGCAGAGCAACGGCATCCCGGCCACGCGGGTGCGCGAGGTGCTGGACACGGTGGGCCTGACGTCGGTGGCGCGCAAACGGGCCAAGGGGTTCTCGCTCGGCATGGGCCAGCGGCTGGGCATCGCCGCGGCGCTCCTCGGCGACCCGCGCATCCTGATGTTCGACGAACCCGTCAACGGCCTGGACCCGGAGGGCATCCACTGGATCAGGACGCTGATGAAGGGGCTGGCCGCGCAGGGCCGGACGGTGTTCGTCTCCTCGCACCTGATGAGCGAGATGGCGCTCACCGCCGAGCACTTGATCGTCATCGGCCAGGGCCGGCTGCTCGCCGACACCTCCATGGCGGACTTCATCGCGCGGAACTCGAAGTCGTTCGTGCGGATGCGCTCGCCGGAGCACGAGCGGCTGCGGGACGTGCTCTCGGGCGCCGGGATCACGGCCGCGCCGGGCCCGGAGGGCGGGCTGGACGTGACCGGGGAGGACGCGGCCCACCTGGGCGAACTGGCGGCGCGGCACGGGATCACGCTGCACGAACTCAGCCCGCAGCGGGCCTCGCTGGAGGAGGCGTTCATGCGGCTGACGGCCGCGTCCGTGGAGTACCACGCGCGCGCGGGGGACGACGCGCCGCCGGACGCCGGGGTGCCCGGCGAGCCGCCGGAGGGGCGGCCGGGCTGGGGCGCGGACTGGCGCGGGAAGGAATCCTGA
- a CDS encoding ABC transporter ATP-binding protein — protein sequence MIEAVGLTKRYGAKTAVHNLNFRVRPGAVTGFLGPNGSGKSTTMRMILGLDTPTAGRVTIGGRPYRELPNAARQVGALIDAKAVHGGRSAYNHLLSLAQLAGIPRSRVDEVLGVVGLHGVAKQRSRGFSLGMGQRLGIAAALLGDPQVLLFDEPVNGLDPEGILWVRNLMKRLAAEGRTVFVSSHLMSEMALTADHLIVIGRGQLLADMSVQDFIAANSAGFARVRTPDTEPEKREKLTAALVEAGGQVLPEPDGALRVTGLELPRISDVAHDHDVRLWELSPHQASLEEAYMRMTQGAVDYRSTHDARAGFQPPAAPGYGMPGGPGAPVPQGWSGPAGYPVLPGEQPNPYAQQQPAAAPQAPEAPRPPQHLAAPAAPPQPPAGAPAAAPAPAAPSAPSAPADLTKRDTEDAR from the coding sequence ATGATCGAGGCAGTCGGCCTGACGAAGCGCTACGGCGCCAAGACGGCCGTGCACAACCTGAACTTCCGGGTGAGGCCGGGGGCCGTCACCGGCTTCCTGGGCCCCAACGGCTCCGGCAAGTCCACGACCATGCGCATGATCCTGGGCCTGGACACGCCGACCGCCGGCCGGGTCACCATCGGTGGCCGCCCCTACCGGGAACTGCCCAACGCCGCTCGCCAGGTCGGCGCGCTGATCGACGCCAAGGCCGTGCACGGCGGGCGCAGCGCCTACAACCACCTGCTGTCCCTCGCCCAGCTCGCCGGCATCCCGCGCTCCCGGGTGGACGAGGTGCTGGGCGTGGTGGGTCTGCACGGCGTGGCCAAGCAGCGCTCCCGCGGCTTCTCGCTCGGCATGGGCCAGCGGCTCGGCATCGCGGCGGCGCTCCTCGGCGACCCGCAGGTGCTGCTGTTCGACGAGCCCGTCAACGGCCTCGACCCCGAGGGCATCCTCTGGGTCCGCAACCTGATGAAGCGGCTGGCCGCCGAGGGCCGGACGGTGTTCGTCTCCTCGCACCTGATGAGCGAGATGGCGCTCACCGCCGACCACCTGATCGTCATCGGCCGCGGGCAGCTGCTCGCGGACATGAGCGTCCAGGACTTCATCGCCGCCAACTCGGCCGGCTTCGCCCGCGTCCGCACCCCCGACACCGAGCCGGAGAAGCGCGAGAAGCTCACCGCCGCGCTGGTCGAGGCGGGCGGCCAGGTGCTCCCCGAGCCCGACGGCGCGCTGCGCGTCACCGGCCTGGAGCTGCCCCGGATCAGCGACGTCGCCCACGACCACGACGTCCGCCTCTGGGAGCTCTCCCCGCACCAGGCGTCCCTGGAGGAGGCGTACATGCGGATGACGCAGGGCGCCGTCGACTACCGGTCGACCCACGACGCCCGGGCCGGTTTCCAGCCGCCGGCGGCCCCCGGTTACGGGATGCCCGGCGGGCCCGGCGCGCCGGTGCCCCAGGGGTGGAGCGGGCCGGCCGGCTACCCGGTGCTGCCGGGCGAGCAGCCCAACCCGTACGCCCAGCAGCAGCCCGCGGCGGCCCCGCAGGCACCGGAGGCACCCCGGCCCCCGCAGCACCTCGCGGCCCCCGCCGCCCCGCCGCAGCCGCCGGCCGGCGCACCCGCGGCGGCCCCGGCCCCCGCAGCACCCTCAGCCCCGTCAGCACCCGCCGACCTGACCAAGCGCGACACCGAGGACGCCCGATGA
- the mce gene encoding methylmalonyl-CoA epimerase, whose product MLTRIDHIGIACSDLDATVDFYRATYGFEVFHTEVNEEQGVREAMLKINETSDGGASYLQLLQPIREDSPVGKWLAKNGEGVHHIAFGTADVDADAAAVRDKGVRVLYDTPRTGSMGSRITFLHPKDCHGVLTELVTSAPRPAEEH is encoded by the coding sequence ATGCTGACGCGCATCGACCACATCGGGATCGCCTGCTCCGACCTCGACGCCACCGTCGACTTCTACCGTGCCACGTACGGCTTCGAGGTGTTCCACACGGAGGTCAACGAGGAACAGGGCGTACGCGAGGCCATGCTGAAGATCAATGAGACGTCGGACGGCGGCGCCTCCTACCTCCAGCTCCTGCAGCCGATCCGGGAGGACTCCCCGGTCGGCAAGTGGCTGGCGAAGAACGGCGAGGGCGTGCACCACATCGCCTTCGGCACGGCCGACGTCGACGCCGACGCCGCGGCCGTGCGGGACAAGGGCGTCCGCGTCCTCTACGACACCCCGCGCACCGGCTCCATGGGCTCGCGCATCACCTTCCTGCACCCCAAGGACTGCCACGGCGTGCTGACGGAACTGGTCACCTCGGCGCCCCGCCCGGCCGAGGAGCACTGA
- the scy gene encoding polarized growth protein Scy — MRGYERQDSQRAETDHLSQFEAEMERLKKEREKAVQHADDLGYQVEVLRAKLHEARRTLAHRPAYDAAGLDYQAEQLLRNAQIQADQLRADAERELREARAQTQRLLQEQAERQARMEAELHAEAVARRQRLDEELNERRSTVESHVNENVAWAEQLRARTEAQARRLLDESRAEAEQALSAARAEAARLTEQARTRLGAAAEEARAEAEAILRRARTDAERLLTAASQQAQEATDHAERLRTEAGGEAEQARTAAAELTRAAEERMREAETALREARAEAEKVVSEAGQAAAARLSEAETENEQRTRAARAEITRLVGEATKEAEALRAEAQQLRDDAAAEAERLLAETADKARSAAAEDSAAQLAKAARTAEEMLSKASEDARATTKAAAAEAERIRKEAEAEAERLRAQAEESAEQLKGAAKDDTKEYRAKTVELQEEARRLRGEAEQLRADAVAEAEKVRAEARREALQQIEEAAKTAEELLAKAKDDAAETRSAATAEGERVRAEAAERATGLRKQAEEALERARAEAEEMAEEAEDHAERTRTEAAAAAEKLRAEAEKAAEALREDAAEELTRLRTEAEERVEAAEEALREARTEAERLRKEAAEETERQRTEAAERARALRAQAEEDAERQRAEAAEEAAAARAEGQETASRLRAEAAEEAERLRSEAQEAADRIRAEANAAAERTAAEAAEELAAAQEEAARRRREAEETLGDARTEAQAEREAAREQSEELLASARKRVAEAQEEARRLVEEAEARAAELVAAAEQTAQQVRESVAGLHEQAEEEIAGLRSAAEHSAERTVTEAQEEADRVRSEAYAERESAREDAVRIRAEAQSASEAARELAERTVEEAIAEGERVEAEAARVLEEAREAANKRRSDAAEQADALIAEATSEAERLRADAGRVLDEAEEAAEAERAQAASDAEALRTEAQRVLDEARDAADAHRVEAAQQADELVAMATAEAERLVSDASAKAQQMRTDASDALASAEQDAARARAEAREDANKMRADGRAEAERIVNEAAELTSSAQEDADRILDEARAEADKRRAEAARQADELVAEATAEAERMAAEAARTVEEAREAAEAHRAETAAEAERTLADAQAEAERVRADAAAALEQARQEAAETADEAREAAARRRAEAARQADELVAEATAEAERMAAEARAALAAAQENANSTRADSAKLKADAVLEAERLRAEAREEAERTVDEARDAAAQRRTEAAEQADALIAKAQEEAVKTAAAAEEQADTMVGVARREAERIVAEATGEGNALVEQARTDADTLLAEARGDATAIRERAEDLRARIEAEVEELHDRARRESAEAMQSAGERCDKLVAAATEQLAEAEAKAKQLVSDAGGEANKVRVAAVKKAEGLLKEAEQKRNAAVREAERLRTEAVREAERLRTEAEEEARRLVEEGRAELEALVRRRKDINAEISRVQDVLEALESFESPGASGSKEGGVKAAAGAGATRSGGKQSQK, encoded by the coding sequence GTGCGGGGCTACGAGCGCCAGGACAGCCAGCGGGCTGAAACCGACCACCTCTCGCAATTCGAGGCCGAGATGGAGCGGCTGAAGAAGGAGCGGGAGAAGGCGGTTCAGCACGCCGACGACCTCGGCTACCAGGTCGAGGTGTTGCGCGCCAAGCTGCACGAGGCGCGGCGCACGCTCGCGCACCGTCCCGCCTATGACGCGGCCGGGCTCGACTACCAGGCCGAACAACTGCTGCGCAACGCGCAGATCCAGGCCGACCAGCTGCGCGCGGACGCCGAGCGCGAGCTGCGCGAGGCGCGCGCCCAGACGCAGCGGCTGCTCCAGGAGCAGGCCGAGCGGCAGGCCCGCATGGAGGCCGAGCTGCACGCCGAGGCGGTGGCCCGCCGGCAGCGGCTGGACGAGGAGCTCAACGAGCGCCGCTCGACCGTCGAGTCGCACGTCAACGAGAACGTCGCCTGGGCCGAGCAGCTGCGCGCCCGGACGGAGGCGCAGGCCCGCCGGCTGCTGGACGAGTCCCGGGCCGAGGCCGAGCAGGCGCTGAGCGCCGCCCGCGCCGAGGCCGCGCGCCTCACCGAGCAGGCCCGCACCCGGCTGGGCGCCGCCGCCGAGGAGGCGCGGGCCGAAGCCGAAGCGATCCTGCGCCGGGCGCGCACGGACGCCGAGCGGCTGCTGACCGCCGCCTCCCAGCAGGCGCAGGAGGCCACCGACCACGCCGAGCGGCTGCGTACCGAGGCCGGCGGCGAGGCGGAGCAGGCCAGGACGGCCGCCGCCGAGCTGACCCGGGCCGCCGAGGAGCGGATGCGGGAGGCCGAGACGGCGCTGCGCGAGGCGCGGGCCGAGGCCGAGAAGGTCGTCTCCGAGGCCGGACAGGCCGCCGCGGCGCGGCTGTCCGAGGCCGAGACGGAGAACGAGCAGCGCACCCGGGCCGCGCGCGCCGAGATCACCCGGCTGGTCGGCGAGGCCACCAAGGAGGCCGAGGCGCTGCGGGCCGAGGCCCAGCAGCTGCGTGACGACGCGGCGGCGGAGGCCGAGCGGCTGCTGGCGGAGACGGCGGACAAGGCGCGCAGCGCCGCCGCCGAGGACTCGGCCGCCCAGCTGGCGAAGGCCGCGCGGACGGCCGAGGAGATGCTGTCCAAGGCGTCCGAGGACGCCCGGGCCACCACCAAGGCGGCGGCGGCCGAGGCCGAGCGCATCCGCAAGGAGGCGGAGGCCGAGGCGGAGCGGCTGCGGGCGCAGGCCGAGGAATCGGCCGAGCAGCTCAAGGGCGCCGCGAAGGACGACACCAAGGAGTACCGCGCCAAGACCGTCGAGCTCCAGGAGGAGGCGCGGCGGCTGCGCGGCGAGGCCGAGCAGCTGCGCGCGGACGCCGTCGCCGAGGCCGAGAAGGTACGGGCCGAGGCGCGCCGCGAGGCGCTGCAGCAGATCGAGGAGGCGGCGAAGACCGCCGAGGAGCTGCTGGCCAAGGCGAAGGACGACGCGGCCGAGACCCGGTCGGCGGCGACCGCCGAGGGCGAGCGGGTACGGGCCGAGGCGGCCGAGCGCGCCACCGGGCTGCGCAAGCAGGCCGAGGAGGCGCTGGAGCGCGCCCGGGCCGAGGCCGAGGAGATGGCCGAGGAGGCCGAGGACCACGCCGAGCGCACCCGTACCGAGGCCGCCGCGGCGGCGGAGAAGCTGCGCGCGGAGGCCGAGAAGGCCGCCGAGGCGCTGCGTGAGGACGCCGCCGAGGAGCTGACCCGGCTGCGGACCGAGGCCGAGGAGCGGGTCGAGGCCGCCGAGGAGGCGCTGCGCGAGGCGCGTACGGAGGCCGAGCGGCTGCGCAAGGAGGCGGCCGAGGAGACCGAGCGGCAGCGGACCGAGGCCGCGGAGCGGGCCCGGGCGCTGCGGGCGCAGGCCGAGGAGGACGCCGAGCGGCAGCGCGCGGAGGCCGCCGAGGAGGCGGCCGCGGCCCGCGCCGAGGGCCAGGAGACGGCGTCGCGGCTGCGTGCCGAGGCGGCCGAGGAGGCGGAGCGGCTGCGGTCGGAGGCCCAGGAGGCCGCCGACCGGATCCGGGCCGAGGCCAACGCGGCGGCGGAGCGGACGGCGGCGGAGGCCGCCGAAGAGCTGGCCGCCGCGCAGGAGGAGGCCGCCCGGCGCCGCCGTGAGGCGGAGGAGACGCTCGGCGACGCCCGTACGGAGGCGCAGGCCGAGCGCGAGGCGGCGCGCGAGCAGAGCGAGGAGCTGCTGGCCTCGGCGCGCAAGCGGGTCGCGGAGGCGCAGGAGGAGGCCCGGCGCCTGGTCGAGGAGGCCGAGGCGCGGGCCGCCGAGCTGGTGGCCGCGGCCGAGCAGACGGCCCAGCAGGTGCGGGAGTCCGTCGCGGGTCTGCACGAGCAGGCCGAGGAGGAGATCGCCGGGCTGCGGTCGGCCGCCGAGCACAGTGCCGAGCGGACGGTCACCGAGGCGCAGGAGGAGGCGGACCGGGTCCGCTCCGAGGCGTACGCCGAGCGCGAGAGCGCCCGGGAGGACGCGGTGCGGATCCGCGCCGAGGCCCAGTCGGCCTCGGAGGCGGCCCGGGAGCTGGCCGAGCGCACGGTCGAGGAGGCGATCGCCGAGGGCGAGCGCGTCGAGGCCGAGGCGGCGCGGGTGCTGGAGGAGGCCCGCGAGGCGGCGAACAAGCGCCGGTCGGACGCCGCCGAGCAGGCGGACGCGCTGATCGCGGAGGCGACGAGCGAGGCCGAGCGGCTGCGCGCGGACGCGGGCCGGGTGCTGGACGAGGCCGAGGAGGCCGCCGAGGCGGAGCGCGCCCAGGCGGCGTCCGACGCGGAGGCGCTGCGGACCGAGGCCCAGCGGGTCCTGGACGAGGCGCGGGACGCGGCCGACGCCCACCGGGTGGAGGCGGCGCAGCAGGCCGACGAGCTGGTCGCGATGGCGACGGCGGAGGCCGAGCGGCTGGTCTCGGACGCGTCGGCGAAGGCGCAGCAGATGCGTACCGACGCGTCGGACGCGCTGGCGTCGGCCGAGCAGGACGCGGCGCGCGCCCGGGCCGAGGCCCGTGAGGACGCGAACAAGATGCGGGCGGACGGCCGTGCGGAGGCCGAACGGATCGTCAACGAGGCGGCGGAGCTGACCTCTTCCGCGCAGGAGGACGCCGACCGCATCCTGGACGAGGCGCGCGCGGAGGCCGACAAGCGCCGCGCGGAGGCCGCGCGGCAGGCGGACGAGCTGGTCGCCGAGGCGACGGCCGAGGCCGAGCGGATGGCCGCCGAGGCCGCGCGCACGGTCGAGGAGGCCCGCGAGGCGGCGGAGGCGCACCGCGCGGAGACGGCGGCGGAGGCCGAGCGGACGCTGGCGGACGCCCAGGCCGAGGCCGAGCGGGTCCGGGCCGACGCGGCGGCGGCGCTGGAGCAGGCGCGTCAGGAGGCCGCCGAGACGGCGGACGAGGCGCGGGAGGCGGCGGCGCGGCGGCGCGCGGAGGCCGCGCGGCAGGCCGACGAGCTGGTCGCCGAGGCGACGGCCGAGGCCGAGCGGATGGCCGCCGAGGCGCGGGCCGCGCTGGCCGCGGCCCAGGAGAACGCCAACAGCACGCGCGCCGACTCGGCGAAGCTGAAGGCCGACGCGGTGCTGGAGGCCGAGCGGCTGCGCGCGGAGGCGCGCGAGGAGGCCGAGCGGACGGTCGACGAGGCGCGGGACGCGGCGGCCCAGCGGCGTACCGAGGCCGCCGAGCAGGCGGACGCGCTGATCGCCAAGGCCCAGGAGGAGGCGGTGAAGACCGCCGCCGCGGCCGAGGAGCAGGCGGACACCATGGTGGGCGTCGCCCGCCGGGAGGCCGAGCGGATCGTCGCGGAGGCCACCGGCGAGGGCAACGCGCTGGTGGAGCAGGCCCGTACGGACGCGGACACCCTGCTGGCCGAGGCCCGCGGGGACGCGACCGCCATAAGGGAGCGCGCCGAGGACCTGCGGGCGCGGATCGAGGCCGAGGTCGAGGAGCTGCACGACCGGGCGCGGCGGGAGTCCGCGGAGGCCATGCAGTCGGCCGGCGAGCGCTGCGACAAGCTCGTCGCGGCGGCCACCGAGCAGTTGGCGGAGGCCGAGGCCAAGGCGAAGCAGCTGGTGTCGGACGCCGGCGGCGAGGCCAACAAGGTCCGCGTCGCCGCGGTGAAGAAGGCCGAGGGCCTGCTGAAGGAGGCCGAGCAGAAGCGGAACGCCGCCGTGCGCGAGGCGGAGCGGCTGCGCACCGAGGCCGTACGCGAGGCGGAGCGCCTGCGCACCGAGGCCGAGGAGGAGGCGCGGCGCCTGGTCGAGGAGGGCCGGGCGGAGTTGGAGGCGCTGGTTCGGCGCCGCAAGGACATCAACGCGGAGATTTCCCGTGTCCAGGACGTGTTGGAGGCGTTGGAATCATTTGAGTCCCCCGGGGCAAGCGGCTCCAAGGAGGGCGGGGTGAAGGCGGCGGCGGGAGCCGGCGCAACTCGTTCGGGTGGCAAGCAGAGTCAGAAGTAA